A genome region from Rickettsiales endosymbiont of Stachyamoeba lipophora includes the following:
- the flgH gene encoding flagellar basal body L-ring protein FlgH: MKIKKIFLFICILTIITSCINTAERLKQVGKAPELDAVDAPTNKSTYKKIEWPQDEERHLSEILPPNHNSLWRTGSRTFFRDQFARNIGDIVKVVIEINDKANLDNNTEQSRNGSDNIAAPSLFGFERKYKTFLPDAVDPTNLASISSGNNHSGKGKISRKEALKTQIAAMVTQILPNGNLVLHGAQEIRVNYELREITIDGIARPEDISSDNAISLDQIAEARVSYGGRGKISDVQQPKVGSQILDILSPF; encoded by the coding sequence ATGAAAATCAAAAAAATTTTTCTTTTTATTTGTATACTCACTATTATTACTAGCTGTATAAATACTGCAGAACGGTTAAAGCAAGTAGGAAAAGCACCGGAACTGGATGCAGTTGATGCGCCAACAAATAAATCTACTTATAAAAAAATTGAATGGCCACAAGACGAAGAAAGGCATTTATCTGAAATTTTACCTCCTAATCATAATTCTTTATGGAGAACTGGTTCACGTACTTTTTTTAGAGATCAATTTGCACGCAATATTGGCGATATTGTTAAAGTAGTAATTGAAATCAATGATAAGGCTAATCTAGATAATAATACTGAACAATCCAGAAATGGCAGTGATAACATTGCAGCTCCTAGCTTATTTGGCTTTGAAAGAAAATATAAAACATTTTTACCGGATGCTGTTGACCCAACCAATCTTGCCAGTATTTCCAGTGGCAATAATCATAGTGGTAAAGGCAAAATAAGTAGAAAAGAAGCCTTAAAAACTCAGATTGCTGCAATGGTAACGCAAATTTTACCAAATGGAAATTTAGTCTTACATGGCGCGCAAGAAATAAGAGTAAATTATGAATTACGTGAAATTACTATTGACGGAATTGCAAGACCAGAGGATATTAGTTCTGATAATGCTATAAGTCTTGATCAAATTGCGGAAGCACGAGTATCATATGGTGGAAGAGGAAAAATTAGTGATGTACAACAGCCTAAAGTCGGCTCACAAATTTTGGATATCTTATCACCCTTTTAA
- a CDS encoding polyhydroxyalkanoate depolymerase — translation MFNFPTPIIDNKWLYFWVELFKKNKDYLAYYINYYNFWRESQPDFVKDSYMVNSFDASIGMIERIAKKYDKPEFGIKTIIIGDKEHTVTEIEVLHKPFCRLLHFKKSEQLNHPKMLIVAPLSGHYATLLRGTVRDSLQYFDVYITDWTNASEVPLSKGKFDLDDYIYYLNDFIKFLGTNLSVMAVCQPTVPVLASVALLAAEGNEHVKNMVLMGGPVDARASATEVTKFAEKREMNWFESNVITRVPINYPGFMRAVYPGFIQLAGFMSMNMQRHLGEFMKLYQHLIVGNDDSAEAHIQFYDEYLSVMDISAEFYLQTIKTVFKDFALPLGKMYVGNQKVRPEAITNTSLLVIEGELDDISGVGQTKAALKICKNIPQANTHYHLQPGVGHYGVFNGRKFREQILPVIRDFCYASVNSSNTAKTDNTTKKNINHKKSK, via the coding sequence ATGTTTAATTTCCCTACCCCTATAATTGATAATAAATGGCTTTATTTTTGGGTTGAATTATTTAAAAAAAATAAAGATTATTTAGCTTATTATATTAATTATTATAACTTTTGGCGTGAATCACAGCCTGATTTTGTTAAAGATAGTTATATGGTCAACAGCTTTGATGCCAGCATAGGCATGATTGAGCGGATTGCTAAAAAATATGATAAACCGGAATTTGGAATCAAAACTATTATTATTGGTGATAAAGAACATACCGTAACAGAAATAGAGGTCTTACATAAACCTTTTTGCAGGCTATTACATTTTAAAAAATCCGAGCAACTTAACCATCCTAAAATGCTGATTGTTGCGCCTCTTTCAGGCCATTACGCCACTCTGCTAAGAGGTACTGTACGAGATTCGCTTCAGTATTTTGATGTTTACATAACTGATTGGACCAACGCTAGCGAAGTTCCATTAAGTAAAGGAAAATTCGATTTAGATGATTACATATATTATTTAAATGATTTTATTAAATTTCTAGGGACAAATTTATCAGTAATGGCAGTTTGCCAACCAACCGTACCTGTTTTAGCTTCAGTTGCCTTACTTGCTGCAGAAGGCAATGAACATGTAAAAAACATGGTTTTAATGGGAGGACCGGTAGATGCAAGAGCAAGCGCCACTGAAGTAACCAAGTTTGCTGAAAAGAGAGAGATGAATTGGTTTGAAAGCAACGTCATTACCAGGGTCCCAATCAATTATCCAGGGTTTATGCGCGCTGTATATCCAGGATTTATTCAACTTGCAGGCTTTATGTCAATGAATATGCAAAGGCACTTGGGTGAATTTATGAAACTTTATCAACATCTCATTGTGGGCAATGATGATAGTGCTGAAGCTCATATACAGTTTTATGATGAATATTTATCAGTAATGGATATCAGCGCAGAATTTTACTTACAAACTATTAAAACAGTTTTCAAAGATTTTGCCCTACCTTTGGGTAAAATGTATGTAGGCAATCAAAAAGTGCGCCCTGAAGCGATAACCAACACTTCTCTTTTAGTCATTGAAGGTGAATTAGATGATATCTCAGGAGTAGGCCAAACGAAAGCCGCATTAAAGATTTGTAAAAATATACCTCAAGCTAATACTCATTATCACTTACAACCAGGAGTAGGTCATTATGGGGTATTTAATGGGCGTAAATTTAGAGAACAAATTTTACCAGTAATCAGAGATTTTTGCTATGCATCTGTAAATAGCAGTAATACTGCAAAAACAGATAACACTACCAAAAAAAATATTAATCATAAAAAATCTAAATGA
- a CDS encoding exodeoxyribonuclease III, with amino-acid sequence MNLLKIASWNVNSIRIRLKLLALLIEQHAPDIICLQETKVENSLFPTLKPLGYNYTYINGQKSYNGMAIISKLPLKMLDHKHFVNKDSRDIAVQIKDIIIHNLYVPAGGDIPDPELNPKFAHKLDYLDSLYEHFLNIDKSEKHLSEKHLVVGDLNVAPLECDVWSHKQLLNIVSHTEIEVNKFNKWIHSAKLTDLPRLFIPAPEKLYSWWSYRNIDYKKSNRGRRLDHALACQALTPQIQNAYYLPEFRSCDSPSDHVPLIVEIKI; translated from the coding sequence ATGAACTTACTTAAAATAGCCTCCTGGAATGTTAATTCTATTAGAATTCGTCTTAAATTATTAGCCTTGCTTATCGAGCAGCATGCTCCTGATATTATCTGCCTACAAGAAACAAAAGTAGAGAACAGCTTATTTCCAACCTTAAAGCCTTTAGGCTATAACTACACTTATATTAATGGCCAGAAAAGCTATAATGGGATGGCTATAATTAGCAAGCTACCACTTAAGATGCTTGATCATAAGCATTTTGTAAATAAAGACTCTAGAGATATCGCTGTACAAATTAAGGATATTATTATCCACAATTTATACGTACCAGCAGGGGGTGATATTCCCGATCCTGAGCTTAATCCTAAATTTGCTCATAAATTAGATTATCTAGATTCCTTGTATGAACATTTCTTAAATATTGATAAATCAGAAAAACACTTATCAGAAAAACACTTAGTAGTAGGTGATCTTAACGTAGCACCTCTTGAATGTGATGTGTGGTCGCATAAGCAACTCCTTAATATAGTAAGCCACACCGAAATTGAAGTTAATAAGTTTAACAAATGGATACATTCCGCTAAATTAACAGATTTACCACGTCTATTTATTCCTGCACCAGAGAAGTTATATAGTTGGTGGAGTTATCGCAATATTGATTATAAAAAATCTAATCGCGGCAGAAGGTTAGATCACGCTTTGGCCTGTCAAGCTCTTACACCACAGATTCAAAATGCCTATTATCTACCAGAATTTAGAAGTTGTGATTCACCTTCTGACCATGTTCCCTTAATTGTAGAAATTAAAATTTAA
- the fliM gene encoding flagellar motor switch protein FliM: MTQDTQTIPQGSDQSNIDNLPEGNADSKPGVDGNEGFRFYVDRSMKSYQRLPMLEVVCDRFTRILSTTLRNVTSENVDIELRGITSLRFGDYINSIPLPALVSIFKVVEWDNLGLITPNGQFIYSMVDILFGGRKQGNPIRFDGKPFTNIELNVFKYICDIILNDLTTSFEPLNPSTFVFERIETNPRFASIARPGDPVILIELYIKMEERDGKVEILIPYATLEPIRELLLQVILGEKFGKDNNWENHIQNEMYNAHVELEAILATKDATLLEIAKMKPGQTIIFDKHPEDEVTLACEKIDLMSCKLGGVEEKIAVSVEKAIHRKLIEIME; this comes from the coding sequence GTGACTCAAGATACTCAAACTATCCCTCAGGGATCAGATCAATCAAACATTGATAATTTACCAGAAGGTAATGCAGATTCTAAGCCAGGAGTTGATGGCAACGAGGGGTTTAGATTTTATGTAGATCGCTCCATGAAGTCATATCAACGTCTGCCAATGTTGGAAGTGGTATGCGATCGTTTTACCCGAATTCTTTCAACTACTTTAAGAAATGTTACTTCCGAAAACGTAGATATAGAGCTTAGAGGAATCACCTCTCTTCGTTTTGGGGATTATATTAACTCTATTCCTTTACCAGCGCTGGTTTCAATTTTTAAAGTGGTGGAGTGGGATAATCTAGGGCTTATTACGCCAAATGGGCAATTTATTTATTCAATGGTCGATATCCTTTTTGGCGGAAGAAAACAGGGAAACCCAATAAGATTTGATGGAAAGCCATTTACTAATATTGAGCTTAATGTATTCAAATATATTTGTGATATTATTCTTAATGATCTAACTACTTCTTTTGAGCCTCTTAATCCCTCTACATTTGTATTTGAGCGTATTGAAACTAATCCACGTTTTGCTTCAATTGCGCGTCCAGGAGATCCTGTCATTTTAATTGAATTATATATTAAAATGGAAGAACGAGATGGCAAAGTAGAAATTCTTATACCTTATGCTACGCTTGAACCTATTAGAGAGCTGTTATTGCAAGTAATACTTGGGGAAAAATTTGGTAAGGATAATAATTGGGAAAACCATATCCAGAATGAAATGTATAATGCACATGTTGAGTTGGAAGCAATCTTAGCAACCAAAGATGCTACTTTGCTTGAGATAGCTAAGATGAAACCTGGTCAAACTATTATATTTGATAAGCATCCTGAAGACGAAGTGACCTTAGCATGTGAAAAAATTGATTTAATGTCATGTAAATTAGGTGGCGTAGAAGAAAAAATTGCGGTATCTGTTGAAAAAGCAATACATAGAAAACTTATTGAGATAATGGAATGA
- a CDS encoding response regulator, giving the protein MVNCELLNYLCNKLNCSVIILKHPDNILFHLNNQLSVEPQLLAKIKEHTEKNYSGILYDEFKEIKLFCIKLPLFTRLRFYLAIVSHTSSQDIIRHFIDKIQLPCFITVNNIIKYYNNSFGQTITSQLGTPLEQTFDSYFQHHIIKIMDELYFRQDDLLLHFINIPIGNVHYHLMLHASYHNVLSDIVKVPTSPTIIMDLNQNIIIGNESFSKAYPKTNHGSDLFDEQSWKKIYNFANSEQQYLEINFSPNSQLFCYNLKKIFSYQIIKNKIYIIIKDTTHNKLNLDNQLVHSQKLQAVGQLAGGIAHDFNNLLTAMLGFCDLLLLKHPPGDKSFPEIMQIKQNANRAANLVRQLLAFSRKQTLNLEMVDVTIIIDELANMITRLIGENVQLSIYHGKNLWVTKADHGQLEQVIVNLAVNARDAMNRKGALSIRSENININKSGGLGSEYTSPTEEDIILPGEYIKISIKDSGTGIAKHQIPKIFEPFYSTKEMGAGTGLGLATVYGIIKQFGGYIYVKSNLGEGSEFCLFLKREDNIITQIEDIKTSYIQHEDLTGSETIMLVEDEEAVRIFSSEALARKGYQVFEASSGDHALEILAEHGQNIDLIITDVMMPGINGPEMIQQVTRQFPKIKVIFTSGYGEDIFEEQFGKKRDFNFLPKPYSLKQLVEKVKQVL; this is encoded by the coding sequence TTGGTTAATTGCGAGCTTTTGAATTATCTATGCAACAAGCTTAATTGCTCGGTAATAATTTTAAAGCATCCTGATAACATATTATTCCATCTTAACAATCAACTTTCAGTAGAACCACAGCTACTGGCTAAAATTAAAGAACACACTGAAAAAAATTACAGTGGAATTTTGTATGATGAATTTAAAGAAATAAAATTATTTTGTATAAAACTTCCCCTTTTTACCAGATTACGATTTTATCTTGCTATAGTCTCCCATACCTCTTCTCAAGATATTATCAGACATTTTATTGATAAAATTCAATTGCCGTGCTTTATAACAGTAAATAACATTATCAAATATTATAATAATAGTTTTGGTCAGACTATTACAAGCCAGCTCGGTACTCCTTTAGAACAAACTTTCGATAGCTATTTTCAACATCACATTATAAAAATAATGGATGAGCTGTATTTTAGGCAAGATGATTTGTTGTTGCATTTTATCAACATACCTATCGGTAATGTACATTACCATTTGATGCTCCATGCAAGCTACCATAATGTCCTTAGTGATATCGTTAAGGTTCCTACTTCGCCTACTATTATCATGGATTTAAATCAAAATATTATTATCGGAAATGAATCATTTTCTAAAGCCTATCCTAAAACAAATCATGGTAGTGATTTATTTGATGAGCAATCATGGAAAAAAATTTATAACTTTGCTAATAGCGAGCAGCAATACTTAGAAATCAATTTTAGCCCTAATTCTCAGCTTTTTTGCTATAATTTAAAAAAGATTTTCTCCTACCAAATAATTAAAAATAAAATATATATTATTATTAAAGATACTACCCATAATAAACTTAATCTTGATAATCAATTAGTACATTCGCAAAAATTACAAGCTGTTGGCCAATTAGCAGGAGGTATTGCTCATGATTTTAATAATCTGCTCACTGCCATGCTTGGATTTTGTGATTTATTATTACTTAAACACCCTCCTGGCGATAAATCATTCCCAGAAATTATGCAAATTAAGCAAAATGCAAACCGTGCTGCCAACCTGGTAAGACAGCTATTAGCCTTTTCACGAAAACAAACACTAAATTTAGAAATGGTGGATGTCACCATTATCATCGATGAACTTGCAAACATGATCACTCGCTTGATCGGTGAAAATGTACAACTTTCTATTTATCATGGCAAAAATTTATGGGTTACCAAGGCTGATCATGGACAATTAGAACAAGTTATTGTTAATTTAGCTGTAAATGCCAGGGACGCTATGAATCGCAAAGGTGCCTTGTCCATACGCTCAGAGAATATTAATATTAATAAGTCCGGAGGTTTAGGCTCAGAATATACCTCCCCTACTGAGGAAGATATTATTCTTCCCGGAGAATATATAAAAATTAGCATTAAAGATTCTGGCACTGGCATTGCCAAACATCAAATACCAAAAATTTTTGAACCATTTTATTCTACTAAAGAAATGGGAGCAGGTACAGGATTGGGGCTTGCTACTGTGTACGGAATTATTAAGCAATTCGGCGGGTATATTTATGTAAAAAGTAACTTAGGTGAAGGCTCGGAATTTTGCTTATTCTTAAAACGTGAAGATAATATTATTACCCAAATAGAAGATATTAAAACTTCCTATATTCAACATGAAGACTTAACGGGAAGTGAAACTATCATGCTGGTTGAAGATGAAGAAGCTGTAAGGATATTTAGCTCTGAAGCCTTGGCTCGAAAGGGATATCAAGTATTTGAAGCATCCTCAGGAGATCATGCTTTAGAAATCTTAGCAGAGCATGGACAAAATATAGATTTAATTATAACGGACGTGATGATGCCGGGCATTAATGGGCCTGAGATGATCCAACAAGTCACTAGACAATTTCCTAAAATCAAAGTAATTTTTACTTCAGGATATGGCGAAGATATTTTCGAAGAACAATTCGGAAAAAAAAGAGATTTTAACTTTTTACCTAAACCATATAGCTTAAAACAACTAGTCGAAAAAGTTAAGCAAGTATTATAG
- the fliL gene encoding flagellar basal body-associated protein FliL, with the protein MSDNQSDTSLEAIENIESQPKPSMRKKRILLIIIIIILLGALGGGAYLFLNKKEQSDNKEKAQAKESKSIPKQVIYIDLDEFIINLNSINNQPSFLKLSVSLETDDPKTQQLINTSLPKVRDIFQTYLRQLRPEDLKGSEGLFLLREELLLRINKTLYPTTVRDILFNEIIVQ; encoded by the coding sequence ATGAGTGATAATCAATCAGATACCTCACTAGAAGCTATAGAAAATATAGAATCACAGCCTAAGCCGTCTATGCGGAAAAAGAGAATATTATTAATAATTATTATTATAATATTACTAGGAGCATTAGGAGGAGGAGCTTATTTATTTTTAAACAAAAAAGAGCAATCTGATAATAAAGAGAAGGCGCAAGCTAAAGAGAGCAAAAGCATACCTAAGCAAGTAATTTATATAGACTTAGATGAATTTATAATCAATCTTAACTCTATCAATAATCAACCGAGCTTTTTAAAACTATCAGTAAGTTTAGAGACCGACGATCCCAAGACCCAGCAATTAATTAACACAAGTTTGCCTAAAGTAAGGGATATATTTCAAACTTATTTGAGACAGTTAAGACCAGAAGATCTTAAAGGGTCTGAAGGATTATTTTTACTTAGAGAGGAGTTGTTGCTTAGAATAAACAAAACTCTCTATCCTACTACCGTTAGAGATATATTATTTAATGAAATAATAGTTCAGTAA
- the flgA gene encoding flagellar basal body P-ring formation chaperone FlgA — protein sequence MKIIALLILSLIYVQANADNCIGFADNPNHLLELIKETIETQNNLSDVNLYNVNSLKTENNLCLTKIELSNTMGFRAQVKANDRILYLTGKYDYQTSIPVFNKEIKQGDLISKHDIDNMYIPASKINSKHIIQDPKQIIGMKAKVSIKVASPIHNREITVPLLIEKNAPLHVIYQAKNLKLKMQAIALTNGSLGDIVSVRNARSNAILNAKVIGNNLVQIQMD from the coding sequence ATGAAGATAATTGCATTATTAATACTCAGCCTAATATATGTTCAAGCCAATGCAGATAATTGTATTGGCTTTGCAGATAATCCTAATCATTTGCTTGAGTTAATTAAGGAAACTATTGAAACACAAAATAACCTTTCTGACGTTAATCTTTACAATGTTAATTCATTAAAAACTGAGAACAATCTATGTTTAACAAAAATTGAACTAAGTAATACTATGGGCTTTAGAGCCCAAGTTAAAGCAAATGATAGAATATTATATTTAACCGGCAAGTATGACTACCAAACTAGCATCCCAGTTTTTAATAAGGAAATCAAGCAGGGGGATCTTATTAGCAAACATGATATAGACAACATGTATATCCCTGCTTCCAAAATAAACAGCAAGCATATTATCCAAGATCCTAAACAAATTATTGGCATGAAGGCAAAAGTAAGCATCAAAGTAGCCTCCCCTATACATAACCGTGAAATTACAGTACCATTGCTTATAGAAAAAAATGCTCCTCTACATGTAATATATCAAGCAAAGAACTTGAAATTAAAAATGCAAGCTATAGCTTTAACTAACGGCTCTTTAGGTGATATAGTTTCTGTACGTAACGCTCGTAGCAATGCAATATTAAATGCTAAGGTCATAGGAAATAACCTTGTTCAAATTCAGATGGATTAA
- the flgG gene encoding flagellar basal-body rod protein FlgG, with amino-acid sequence MANMDIAASGMQGFSKMIEVLSNNIANSQTIGYKEQRVEFQDLLYINQKRVGMISSDAGNSIPTGIQVGLGVNMGAIYRIHTQGDLQETGNDTDMAIRGKGYFRIELPNGEFGYTRAGAFSINENGEIVTSNGHIVSPGIIAPDDALEININDTGQVFVTLRNDPNPQLLGQFQLYRFINDKGLQAYGENLFLETQASGQPIVGFPGEANFGTIKQKWLEFSNVNVVTQITSLIRAQRGYEFCSNFIQAISEMLKTANQIKA; translated from the coding sequence ATGGCAAATATGGATATTGCAGCCTCAGGTATGCAGGGTTTCTCTAAAATGATTGAAGTATTATCTAACAATATCGCCAACAGCCAAACCATTGGTTACAAAGAGCAACGTGTTGAATTTCAAGATTTATTATACATCAATCAAAAACGCGTGGGAATGATTTCCTCTGATGCTGGTAATAGTATTCCTACAGGTATCCAGGTTGGATTAGGTGTTAATATGGGCGCAATTTACCGCATTCATACTCAAGGCGATTTACAAGAAACTGGCAATGATACCGACATGGCCATTAGAGGCAAAGGATATTTCCGTATTGAACTGCCTAATGGTGAGTTTGGATATACCAGAGCCGGAGCTTTTTCTATTAACGAAAATGGAGAAATAGTAACTTCCAATGGTCATATAGTATCACCTGGCATCATAGCTCCAGATGATGCATTAGAAATTAATATCAATGATACAGGTCAAGTATTTGTAACTTTAAGAAATGATCCTAATCCTCAACTACTTGGACAATTTCAACTTTATAGATTTATTAATGATAAAGGATTACAAGCTTATGGCGAAAACTTATTTTTAGAGACCCAAGCTTCAGGCCAGCCAATAGTAGGCTTTCCAGGCGAGGCTAACTTCGGTACTATAAAACAAAAATGGTTAGAATTTTCTAATGTAAATGTAGTAACACAAATTACAAGCTTAATTAGAGCTCAACGGGGCTATGAATTTTGTTCAAACTTTATCCAGGCTATTAGCGAGATGCTTAAAACTGCTAATCAAATTAAGGCTTAA
- a CDS encoding N-acetylmuramoyl-L-alanine amidase → MEKLAINKSFSSENYEQRNNVIDKIVIHYTYTGENLSLQLLTQKKYKVSAHYLINEQGLIYNLLDEGLRAWHVGNSYWQGNTDLNSSTIGIELINNGCEQFSQPQVASLIALLKNLKQRYAIENYNIFGHSDLATPYLRKIDPGPLFPWKRLAKEHVVLWHDFDLILSRKILFNFLQNSEEILNLKRQLKNIGFKVVNLDSKFDIELLNIVRIINLRYDPLNFNNSINDLTIKIIDWLSNIYKV, encoded by the coding sequence ATGGAAAAATTAGCAATAAACAAAAGCTTTAGTTCAGAAAATTATGAGCAACGTAACAATGTAATTGATAAAATAGTTATTCATTACACTTATACTGGTGAAAATCTTAGCCTACAGTTATTGACTCAAAAAAAATATAAAGTAAGTGCTCATTATCTAATTAATGAGCAAGGACTAATCTATAATTTATTAGATGAAGGTTTAAGAGCCTGGCATGTTGGCAACAGTTATTGGCAAGGCAACACGGATCTGAATAGTTCTACTATTGGCATTGAGCTGATTAATAATGGCTGCGAACAATTTAGCCAGCCGCAGGTAGCTAGCCTCATTGCCTTATTAAAAAACTTAAAACAAAGATATGCAATTGAAAATTATAATATTTTTGGACATAGTGATCTTGCTACGCCGTATCTCAGAAAAATCGATCCCGGTCCTTTATTTCCCTGGAAACGTTTAGCCAAGGAACATGTTGTATTATGGCATGATTTTGATTTAATTTTGTCACGAAAAATACTTTTTAATTTTTTACAAAATTCAGAAGAAATTTTAAATCTAAAACGCCAACTTAAAAACATCGGCTTTAAAGTAGTAAATTTAGATAGTAAATTTGACATTGAACTACTTAATATTGTAAGAATAATAAATCTGCGTTATGATCCACTAAATTTTAATAATAGCATTAACGATCTAACCATTAAGATCATTGATTGGCTATCCAACATATATAAAGTTTAA
- the flgF gene encoding flagellar basal-body rod protein FlgF has translation MSFDNSNYVLLSRQISVFRESDVLSNNMANSHTPGFKAGRVIFKQYVHHATAQDRVHFNYDVLSVKDFSEGQMVKTGNTLDLALVGNAFFRIQTPDGERYSRAGNFQINGLGQIVTQQGYPVLSEDGQPIVLENDLGEIIIRENGTVTVGTEPIAQLGLAFFDDQQFLEPVGNNLYTATAAPTAEGRYKLFQGVVELSNVENISQMTRMVEMQHNLNAVGNFININEQLELNAFKAFKEGV, from the coding sequence ATGTCATTTGATAATAGTAATTATGTATTACTAAGTAGGCAGATCTCTGTTTTTCGAGAATCTGACGTATTATCAAACAATATGGCTAACTCACATACACCTGGATTTAAAGCAGGAAGAGTAATTTTTAAGCAATATGTACATCATGCAACAGCACAAGACCGCGTGCATTTTAATTATGACGTATTGTCAGTGAAAGATTTTAGCGAAGGACAAATGGTTAAAACCGGAAATACTCTTGACTTAGCCCTAGTAGGTAATGCCTTTTTTAGAATTCAAACTCCGGATGGTGAAAGATATAGTAGGGCTGGTAATTTTCAAATCAATGGATTAGGGCAGATTGTAACCCAGCAAGGTTACCCGGTGCTTAGCGAAGACGGCCAACCAATTGTTCTTGAAAATGACTTGGGTGAAATTATTATTCGTGAAAATGGTACAGTAACCGTCGGTACAGAACCAATAGCTCAGCTTGGGCTTGCTTTTTTTGATGATCAGCAATTTTTAGAGCCAGTCGGTAATAATTTATATACAGCAACTGCTGCTCCAACTGCTGAAGGACGTTATAAACTTTTCCAGGGGGTAGTGGAATTATCTAATGTAGAAAATATTTCACAAATGACCCGAATGGTAGAGATGCAACATAATCTAAATGCAGTAGGCAATTTTATTAATATAAATGAGCAACTAGAGTTAAATGCTTTCAAAGCATTTAAGGAAGGAGTGTAA
- the recA gene encoding recombinase RecA, whose product MDKQKALDAALSQIEKAFGKGSVMKLGQQEAIKVPVISTGSLGLDIALGVGGLPKGRIIEIFGPESSGKTTLTLHAIAEAQKAGGTCAFIDAEHALDPVYARKLGVNIDELIISQPDTGEQALEIADTLVRSGAIDVVVIDSVAALVPKAEIEGEMGDSHMGLQARLMSQALRKLTGSISKSGCMVIFINQIRMKIGIMFGSPETTTGGNALKFYASVRIDIRRTGAIKDKEDIVGNETRVKIVKNKVAPPFKTVDFDIMYGEGISKLGEILDLGVKAGIVDKAGSWFAYKDQKIGQGRENAKAFLKGNTEICREIEEQIRAHANLVISEDTSIPAEEELA is encoded by the coding sequence ATGGATAAACAAAAAGCTTTAGATGCAGCGTTAAGTCAAATTGAGAAAGCCTTTGGTAAAGGTTCAGTAATGAAACTAGGGCAACAAGAAGCCATTAAGGTTCCTGTTATTTCAACCGGATCTCTTGGCCTAGATATAGCTCTTGGCGTGGGAGGTTTACCAAAAGGCAGAATTATTGAAATTTTTGGCCCAGAAAGCTCAGGTAAAACTACCCTTACTCTTCATGCGATTGCTGAAGCTCAGAAGGCTGGAGGAACTTGCGCATTTATTGATGCAGAACATGCACTTGACCCTGTTTATGCCCGTAAATTAGGGGTTAACATTGACGAGCTAATTATTTCTCAACCCGACACAGGCGAGCAAGCTTTAGAAATAGCAGATACTTTAGTTAGATCTGGAGCAATTGACGTAGTGGTGATTGATAGTGTGGCCGCTTTAGTGCCTAAAGCTGAGATTGAAGGAGAAATGGGTGATTCTCACATGGGCCTTCAAGCAAGATTAATGAGCCAAGCTTTAAGAAAGCTTACCGGTTCTATCAGCAAAAGTGGTTGCATGGTTATTTTTATTAACCAAATTCGTATGAAAATTGGTATTATGTTTGGTAGCCCAGAAACCACTACGGGCGGTAATGCTCTTAAATTCTATGCATCAGTAAGAATTGATATTAGAAGAACAGGTGCCATTAAAGATAAAGAAGATATAGTTGGCAACGAAACTAGAGTAAAAATTGTTAAAAATAAAGTAGCTCCACCATTCAAAACCGTGGATTTTGATATTATGTACGGTGAAGGAATTTCTAAACTGGGCGAGATTTTAGATTTGGGGGTTAAAGCAGGAATAGTTGATAAGGCAGGTTCATGGTTTGCATATAAGGACCAAAAAATTGGCCAAGGTCGTGAAAATGCTAAAGCGTTCCTAAAAGGAAATACTGAAATTTGCCGTGAGATTGAAGAACAAATTAGAGCTCATGCAAATTTAGTAATCTCAGAAGATACCAGCATTCCTGCAGAAGAAGAGCTTGCTTAA